One Rhodothermia bacterium DNA window includes the following coding sequences:
- a CDS encoding DUF3817 domain-containing protein → MFSLLKNNLGRLRVIGFIEGWSYLILLFVAMPLKYVWEIPEAVRLLGTAHGVLFVFFILYVALVWYEESRSMDWAAKSFIASIVPFGTFWADKHLFQPMGK, encoded by the coding sequence ATGTTTTCACTCCTTAAAAACAACCTTGGTCGGTTGCGTGTAATCGGCTTTATAGAAGGTTGGTCTTATCTGATCTTGTTGTTTGTGGCCATGCCACTCAAGTATGTTTGGGAAATACCCGAAGCTGTCCGGCTGCTTGGGACGGCACACGGCGTTTTGTTCGTGTTTTTTATACTGTATGTAGCACTTGTATGGTACGAAGAAAGCCGCTCCATGGATTGGGCTGCCAAGTCTTTTATTGCGTCTATTGTGCCCTTCGGAACATTCTGGGCGGATAAGCACCTGTTTCAACCCATGGGTAAATAA